A region from the Halosolutus gelatinilyticus genome encodes:
- a CDS encoding transcription elongation factor Spt5 yields the protein MGIYAVKTTASQERTVADMIINREESEIHAALAPDSLTSYVMVEADGNAVLERVLEDIPHARSIVPGQSDISEVEHFLSPKPDVEGIAEGDIVELIAGPFKGEKAQVQRIDEGKDQVTVELYEATVPIPVTVRGDQIRVLDSDER from the coding sequence ATGGGCATCTACGCAGTCAAGACCACGGCCAGCCAGGAGCGCACCGTCGCCGATATGATCATCAATCGCGAGGAGTCGGAGATCCACGCCGCGCTCGCCCCCGACTCGCTGACCTCCTACGTGATGGTCGAAGCGGACGGCAACGCCGTCCTCGAGCGCGTCCTCGAGGACATCCCGCACGCGCGGAGCATCGTCCCCGGCCAGTCCGACATCTCCGAGGTCGAGCACTTCCTCTCGCCGAAGCCGGACGTCGAGGGGATCGCCGAGGGCGACATCGTGGAGCTCATCGCTGGCCCGTTCAAAGGCGAGAAGGCGCAGGTTCAGCGCATCGACGAGGGCAAGGATCAGGTGACGGTCGAACTGTACGAGGCGACGGTTCCGATTCCGGTGACGGTGCGAGGCGATCAGATTCGCGTGCTCGATTCCGACGAGCGATAG
- a CDS encoding DUF7565 family protein, giving the protein MAWQCGIGGCGSVFEDVESAVVHQATEHERRECKVCGTIVPDGYLAIRHTFTEHSRAEYVRAYGASSEAVREREELLDEINEVADLQAIANELKR; this is encoded by the coding sequence ATGGCCTGGCAATGTGGCATCGGCGGCTGCGGTTCGGTGTTCGAGGACGTCGAGTCGGCGGTGGTCCATCAGGCGACCGAACACGAACGCCGCGAGTGCAAAGTCTGCGGAACCATCGTTCCGGACGGCTACCTCGCGATCCGCCACACCTTCACCGAACACAGTCGTGCCGAATACGTCCGCGCCTACGGTGCCAGCTCCGAAGCGGTGCGAGAGCGCGAGGAACTCCTCGACGAGATCAACGAGGTCGCCGACCTGCAGGCGATCGCGAACGAACTGAAGCGGTAG
- a CDS encoding PHP domain-containing protein — protein sequence MTILVSDGGEFRVDCHVKVLDDRIVERAKRAGLDAIVYAPHFTRLPEIRERAAAYSSDDLLVVPAREVFTGPWSDRKHVLALGLDDPIPDFISLEAAMAEFERQGATVLAPHPEFANVSLTEADLHRYADAIDAIEIFNPKHLPIHNRRAREIADRLSAPPFTSSYAHLPSSIGAAYTAFEERFETEADLVEALTDGVPRRVVYKNGWRRVRTTAAELAHLGYENTWQKVDRFFLSGMEATHPQHIAYDGRFDDAGVY from the coding sequence ATGACGATACTCGTGAGTGATGGAGGGGAGTTTCGAGTCGACTGTCACGTGAAGGTGCTCGACGACCGGATCGTCGAACGCGCGAAGCGTGCCGGGCTCGACGCGATCGTCTACGCACCGCACTTTACACGCCTGCCCGAGATCCGCGAGCGCGCGGCGGCCTACTCGAGCGACGACCTGTTGGTCGTTCCCGCCCGGGAGGTGTTCACCGGGCCGTGGAGCGATCGAAAACACGTCCTCGCACTCGGACTCGACGATCCCATCCCGGACTTCATCTCGCTGGAGGCGGCGATGGCCGAGTTCGAGCGCCAGGGCGCGACGGTCCTCGCGCCGCACCCGGAGTTCGCTAACGTGAGCCTCACCGAGGCGGACCTCCACCGGTACGCGGACGCGATCGACGCGATCGAGATCTTCAACCCGAAACACCTGCCGATACACAATCGCCGCGCCCGCGAGATCGCCGATCGACTGTCGGCGCCGCCGTTTACGTCGTCGTACGCGCACCTCCCGAGTTCGATCGGGGCCGCCTACACGGCGTTCGAGGAGCGGTTCGAAACCGAAGCCGACCTCGTGGAGGCCCTGACCGACGGCGTCCCTCGCCGCGTCGTCTACAAGAACGGCTGGCGACGGGTCCGGACGACGGCGGCCGAACTCGCCCACCTCGGCTACGAGAACACCTGGCAGAAGGTCGATCGGTTCTTTCTCTCGGGGATGGAGGCGACCCACCCCCAGCACATCGCCTACGACGGCCGGTTCGACGACGCGGGCGTCTACTGA
- a CDS encoding Mut7-C RNAse domain-containing protein — protein MQLLLDVMCGGLDAYLRMCGHDTVYAGDRGLEADDDLLAVARDEGRVVITRDVELAGRPDDAILLESREVEGQLRELADAGIDLALATEPEFCGRCNGPLDRVPETAPTPEYAPDSASIDVWRCIECGQHFWRGSHWDRVARTLSRIDDGSNR, from the coding sequence ATGCAACTTCTCCTCGACGTCATGTGCGGCGGCCTCGACGCCTACCTGCGGATGTGCGGTCACGATACGGTCTACGCCGGCGATCGGGGTCTCGAAGCCGACGACGACCTGCTCGCGGTCGCCCGCGACGAGGGCCGGGTGGTGATCACCCGCGACGTCGAACTCGCGGGCCGGCCCGACGACGCAATCCTGCTCGAATCCCGCGAGGTTGAGGGGCAACTTCGAGAACTCGCGGACGCGGGAATCGACCTCGCGCTGGCGACCGAACCCGAGTTCTGCGGTCGCTGTAACGGCCCGCTCGATCGGGTTCCAGAGACCGCACCGACGCCCGAGTACGCGCCGGACTCCGCGTCGATCGACGTCTGGCGGTGTATCGAGTGCGGCCAGCACTTCTGGCGCGGGAGTCACTGGGATCGCGTGGCGCGAACGCTGTCTCGAATCGACGACGGCTCGAACCGGTGA
- the polX gene encoding DNA polymerase/3'-5' exonuclease PolX has product MATNAEIAGRFEEFADLLEANDVEYKPRAYRRAADNIRAHPSPIADYVDADDRESIEEIDGVGDAIASKVAEYVETGEIEELEELREELPIDVADITRIEGVGPKTAGTLYRELGVETLDDLEEAAEAGRIQEVSGFGPKTEQNILDNLEFARSVGQRQLLGEARPLADDVLAFLESVDAVERCEVAGSIRRWRETIGDVDVLAATDAGEDVIDAFVNWDSVDSEIESGPEKASVRIGEIRVDLRVVVPAEFGSALQYFTGGKDHNVALRNYAIDRGMKLNEYGAFDVSGVEDHEAGQRVGERVAGETEKGMYEALGLEWMPPELRTDSGEIAAAAAGELPDLLARDDIRGDLHAHTGWSDGNNTISEMVEAAEARGYDYLAIADHAEGPGVVGGMGLSDTQILEQVEAIREVDAAAGIEVFAGIEANVDAAGEIGLSDEVIDALDVIVASPHSALDQGSDRATERLIRAVENPAVDVLGHPSGRLLNERSGLEFDASALGEAAADSGTALEVNSNPHRLDLWGSAVKAAIEAGATIAIDTDAHTTSTLEYMRWGVHTARRGWAEPADVINAWEVDELRDFLH; this is encoded by the coding sequence ATGGCGACGAACGCCGAGATCGCCGGCCGGTTCGAGGAGTTCGCCGACCTGCTGGAGGCGAACGACGTCGAGTACAAACCCCGCGCGTACCGCCGTGCGGCCGACAACATCCGCGCCCACCCGTCGCCGATCGCCGACTACGTCGACGCCGACGACCGCGAGTCGATCGAGGAGATCGATGGCGTCGGCGACGCGATCGCCTCGAAGGTCGCCGAGTACGTCGAGACCGGCGAGATCGAGGAACTGGAGGAGCTGCGCGAGGAGCTGCCGATCGACGTCGCGGACATCACCCGGATCGAAGGCGTCGGTCCCAAGACGGCCGGAACGCTCTATCGCGAGCTAGGGGTCGAGACGCTCGACGATCTGGAGGAAGCCGCCGAAGCGGGACGGATTCAGGAGGTTTCGGGCTTCGGCCCGAAGACCGAGCAGAACATCCTCGACAACCTCGAGTTCGCCCGATCGGTCGGGCAGCGCCAACTGCTCGGCGAGGCGCGGCCGCTCGCCGACGACGTGCTCGCCTTCCTCGAGTCGGTCGACGCCGTCGAGCGCTGCGAAGTGGCAGGCTCGATCCGCCGGTGGCGCGAGACGATCGGCGACGTGGACGTACTCGCCGCGACCGACGCCGGCGAGGACGTGATCGACGCGTTCGTGAACTGGGACTCGGTCGACAGTGAGATCGAGTCGGGACCGGAGAAGGCGAGCGTCCGGATCGGCGAGATCCGAGTCGACCTGCGCGTGGTCGTCCCGGCGGAGTTCGGCTCCGCGCTCCAGTACTTCACGGGCGGCAAGGACCACAACGTCGCCCTGCGCAACTACGCGATCGATCGGGGGATGAAGCTGAACGAGTACGGCGCCTTCGACGTTTCGGGCGTCGAGGACCACGAAGCCGGCCAGCGCGTCGGCGAACGCGTTGCCGGCGAGACCGAGAAAGGCATGTACGAGGCGCTGGGCCTCGAGTGGATGCCGCCGGAACTGCGCACGGACTCCGGCGAGATCGCCGCCGCGGCGGCCGGCGAGTTACCCGACCTGCTCGCCCGGGACGACATCCGCGGCGACCTCCACGCTCACACCGGCTGGTCGGACGGGAACAACACGATCTCCGAGATGGTCGAGGCCGCCGAGGCGCGCGGCTACGACTACCTCGCGATCGCCGATCACGCGGAGGGGCCGGGCGTCGTCGGCGGTATGGGGCTCTCCGACACGCAGATCCTAGAACAGGTCGAGGCGATCCGCGAGGTCGACGCCGCAGCCGGCATCGAGGTCTTCGCCGGTATCGAAGCGAACGTCGACGCCGCTGGGGAGATCGGCCTCTCCGACGAGGTGATCGACGCGCTCGACGTGATCGTCGCCTCGCCCCACAGCGCGCTCGATCAGGGCTCCGATCGAGCGACCGAGCGACTGATCCGCGCCGTGGAGAACCCCGCTGTGGACGTTCTCGGCCACCCCAGCGGCCGGTTGCTCAACGAGCGATCGGGCCTGGAGTTCGACGCGTCCGCGCTCGGCGAGGCCGCCGCCGACTCGGGGACCGCACTCGAGGTCAACAGCAACCCGCACCGACTCGACCTCTGGGGCAGCGCCGTCAAGGCGGCGATCGAAGCCGGCGCGACGATCGCGATCGACACCGACGCGCACACGACCTCGACGCTTGAGTACATGCGCTGGGGCGTCCACACGGCGCGTCGCGGCTGGGCGGAACCCGCCGACGTGATCAACGCCTGGGAGGTCGACGAGTTGCGCGATTTCCTGCACTGA
- a CDS encoding DUF5788 family protein, translating to MQPYERKQLLERVDREGATVGADIPKTIAVQGEEIDLRQFVFEIKRRETVPPGERDRVEQAKRNLRRERLERLELIEEGDITREEGEELARSIIGIDRALNALQSLGPTDLEREQKANQAADTKRWMSFLKQALGRDDSASARRGP from the coding sequence GTGCAACCGTACGAGCGCAAGCAACTGCTCGAGCGCGTCGATCGCGAGGGCGCGACCGTCGGCGCGGACATCCCGAAGACGATCGCGGTGCAGGGGGAGGAGATCGACCTCCGGCAGTTCGTCTTCGAGATCAAGCGCCGCGAGACGGTCCCGCCCGGCGAGCGCGACCGCGTCGAGCAGGCCAAACGGAACCTGCGGCGCGAGCGGCTCGAGCGCCTCGAACTGATCGAGGAGGGCGACATCACCCGCGAGGAGGGCGAGGAACTCGCCCGGAGCATCATCGGGATCGATCGGGCCCTGAACGCGCTCCAGAGCCTCGGCCCGACTGACCTCGAGCGCGAGCAGAAAGCCAACCAGGCCGCCGACACCAAACGCTGGATGTCGTTCCTGAAGCAGGCGCTGGGCCGCGACGACAGCGCGAGCGCGCGGAGGGGTCCCTGA